A part of Sediminispirochaeta bajacaliforniensis DSM 16054 genomic DNA contains:
- a CDS encoding CPBP family glutamic-type intramembrane protease has product MMNSFHLFVEYLGRIWPAFLLLLLSLAFSRPPAFGRVVLYIVGFVVCRDVMASLGFWFPSTEGGVLRFLFTDDALLLVLLSLLFFAAMLVFLAFDRENRDRCRFFSNDRGAGIFVGLLAGFCVAAPLLFFQAKGGTEAIGPEFRVNMALPLLCLSLSLAFIEEGLFRGYLLAFLKDHQSSLLAGVSSGILFAFSYLPLALTGSGLSLPLLLFVLWEGVITGTVGSRYGVFPSCVTHGVAIFLISAAFF; this is encoded by the coding sequence ATGATGAATTCTTTTCACCTTTTTGTGGAATACCTCGGAAGAATATGGCCTGCCTTTCTCCTGCTCCTGCTCTCCCTTGCTTTTTCCAGGCCTCCGGCCTTTGGTCGAGTGGTTCTTTATATAGTCGGATTTGTTGTCTGCCGTGATGTCATGGCAAGCCTTGGTTTTTGGTTTCCTTCGACTGAGGGCGGCGTCCTTCGCTTCCTGTTTACCGATGATGCCTTGTTACTTGTATTGCTTTCGCTGCTCTTTTTCGCGGCGATGCTTGTATTCCTCGCCTTCGATAGGGAAAACCGTGATCGTTGTCGTTTTTTCTCAAACGACCGCGGTGCGGGGATTTTTGTGGGCCTTTTGGCTGGATTCTGTGTGGCTGCTCCCCTGCTTTTCTTCCAGGCGAAAGGAGGCACAGAGGCCATTGGGCCTGAATTCCGTGTAAACATGGCTCTTCCTCTTTTATGTCTGTCGCTGTCGCTGGCCTTCATCGAAGAGGGTTTATTCCGTGGTTATCTCCTTGCCTTTCTGAAAGATCATCAATCATCCCTGCTTGCCGGTGTGAGTTCCGGTATCCTTTTTGCCTTCTCGTATTTGCCTCTTGCTTTGACCGGATCGGGGCTTTCCTTACCCCTGCTCCTTTTTGTTCTGTGGGAGGGGGTGATTACCGGGACAGTCGGTAGCCGGTATGGTGTTTTTCCTTCCTGCGTTACCCATGGGGTGGCTATTTTTCTGATCTCTGCTGCGTTTTTTTAA
- the asd gene encoding aspartate-semialdehyde dehydrogenase: protein MNSKMRVAILGATGTVGQKFITLLTDHPYFEVAELVASERSAGKRYVEACAWKQNTPIPGYIADMQIKGLEDTLKSPVLFSGLDSSVAGAAEERYARLGHVVISNSKNHRMEEDVPLVIPEINPDHLSLIAGQKWDGAIITNSNCSTMFLAMALAPLHETFGVEAVQVTTMQAISGAGYPGVASYDILGNIIPYIGGEEEKMEIESQKILGTLADGKVVDADFVVSAQCNRVPVVDGHTETVSFSLKKKASLEELRSVMAGFRGLPQELKLPSAPDHPILMMDDADRPQPSRDVWLEKGMATVVGRLRPCNVLDYRMVIMGHNTVRGAAGAAVLNAETMFRLGLFGDNPAEDYNTEELKRRAYVLSTDGMRDVVCSK from the coding sequence ATGAACAGCAAAATGAGGGTTGCAATCCTTGGAGCTACCGGAACTGTGGGGCAGAAGTTTATCACCCTGCTGACCGATCACCCCTATTTTGAGGTTGCCGAACTTGTCGCTTCGGAGCGTTCGGCAGGTAAGCGGTATGTCGAAGCGTGTGCGTGGAAACAGAACACTCCGATTCCGGGGTATATTGCCGATATGCAGATTAAAGGCCTTGAAGATACACTCAAGAGCCCCGTACTTTTTTCAGGGCTTGATTCTTCTGTTGCCGGAGCTGCCGAAGAGCGGTATGCCAGACTCGGACATGTCGTTATCAGCAATTCGAAAAATCACCGGATGGAAGAGGATGTCCCTCTGGTCATTCCTGAGATTAATCCCGATCATCTGAGCCTTATTGCCGGCCAGAAATGGGACGGTGCCATCATTACCAATTCGAACTGCTCAACGATGTTTCTGGCCATGGCCCTTGCCCCTCTTCACGAGACCTTTGGCGTGGAGGCGGTTCAGGTTACTACCATGCAAGCCATCTCGGGTGCCGGTTATCCCGGTGTCGCATCGTATGATATCCTCGGTAATATCATCCCCTACATCGGAGGGGAAGAGGAAAAGATGGAGATCGAATCGCAAAAGATTCTCGGCACCCTGGCGGATGGGAAGGTTGTTGATGCGGACTTTGTGGTCAGCGCGCAATGTAACCGGGTTCCTGTGGTGGACGGCCATACCGAGACTGTCTCGTTTTCTCTTAAAAAGAAGGCGAGTCTTGAGGAGCTTCGAAGTGTCATGGCCGGTTTTCGAGGACTGCCCCAGGAGCTCAAATTGCCCTCTGCTCCCGACCATCCGATCCTTATGATGGATGATGCCGACAGGCCTCAGCCTTCCCGGGATGTATGGCTTGAAAAGGGAATGGCTACCGTTGTAGGCCGCCTTCGTCCCTGCAATGTACTCGACTACCGTATGGTCATCATGGGACACAATACCGTAAGGGGGGCTGCCGGCGCGGCCGTCTTGAATGCCGAAACCATGTTTCGCCTGGGGCTTTTCGGCGATAATCCTGCCGAGGATTATAACACTGAGGAACTAAAGCGTCGTGCATATGTCCTTTCAACGGACGGAATGCGGGATGTCGTTTGCTCGAAATAA